The Oscillospiraceae bacterium genome has a segment encoding these proteins:
- a CDS encoding aminotransferase class III-fold pyridoxal phosphate-dependent enzyme, whose product MDTRFAISEYLDAAQVTAQLDALIKKPIYSISPAALKKYEEEYFDKKCAKSKAMITEAKEIIPGGVQHNLAFNYPFPIVMTKAKGAKLYDIDGNEYYDFLQAGGPTILGSNDDVVKEKVKELLDDCGPSTGLFHEYEYKLAKKISDCVPSVEMFRMLGSGTEACMCAVRVARLATGHKNIIKMGGAYHGWSDQLAWGMRVPGTMNLQSHGVPLFVFKHTQEFFPNDLKSLEHKLILNKFRGGTAAVFIEAIGPESGTRPVDKDFPKGVQALCRKYGALLVCDEVVTGFRIGVSGAQGYFGIDPDITIFGKVIAGGYPGAGGIGGHREVMKYLGAGLDKGNGSGKKIHKAMCGGTMAATPISCCAGYTAICEIEKRNACQVAGKMADRLVHGLQALIKKYDLPFVCFNQGSVCHLDTVGTMHFKVDWKHPWTIPHTLKETGKRQSEMEHMGAAYMAEGLVTLAGSRLYTSAAYTEEMIDDCLNRFENVFKNCVCIEA is encoded by the coding sequence ATGGATACCCGATTTGCAATTTCTGAGTATCTTGATGCAGCGCAGGTCACCGCTCAGCTGGACGCGCTCATCAAAAAGCCTATTTATTCCATCAGCCCGGCTGCACTGAAGAAGTATGAAGAAGAATACTTCGACAAGAAGTGCGCGAAGTCTAAGGCGATGATCACCGAGGCGAAAGAGATCATTCCCGGCGGTGTGCAGCACAACCTGGCGTTTAACTATCCTTTCCCCATCGTGATGACCAAGGCCAAGGGTGCTAAACTCTATGATATTGACGGCAACGAGTATTACGACTTCCTGCAGGCCGGCGGTCCCACCATCCTGGGCTCCAACGACGATGTGGTGAAGGAGAAGGTTAAGGAACTGCTGGACGATTGCGGTCCTTCCACCGGTCTGTTCCATGAATATGAGTACAAGCTGGCCAAGAAGATCTCCGACTGTGTTCCTTCCGTAGAGATGTTCCGTATGCTGGGTTCCGGTACAGAGGCCTGCATGTGCGCTGTGCGTGTGGCCCGTCTGGCTACCGGCCATAAGAACATCATCAAGATGGGCGGCGCTTATCACGGCTGGTCCGATCAGCTGGCATGGGGCATGCGTGTGCCCGGTACCATGAATTTGCAGTCTCACGGCGTACCGCTGTTCGTATTCAAGCACACCCAGGAGTTCTTCCCCAATGATCTGAAGAGCCTGGAGCACAAGCTGATCCTGAATAAGTTCCGCGGTGGTACCGCTGCCGTGTTCATTGAGGCCATTGGTCCGGAGTCCGGTACCCGTCCGGTAGACAAGGACTTCCCCAAGGGCGTACAGGCACTGTGCCGCAAGTACGGCGCTCTGCTGGTTTGCGACGAGGTTGTAACCGGCTTCCGTATCGGCGTGTCCGGTGCGCAGGGCTACTTTGGCATTGATCCCGACATCACCATCTTCGGTAAGGTGATTGCCGGCGGTTACCCGGGTGCAGGCGGCATCGGCGGCCACAGAGAGGTTATGAAATACTTAGGCGCCGGCCTGGATAAGGGCAACGGCTCCGGCAAGAAGATTCATAAGGCAATGTGCGGCGGCACCATGGCTGCCACCCCCATCTCCTGCTGCGCAGGTTACACTGCCATTTGCGAGATCGAGAAGCGTAACGCCTGCCAGGTAGCCGGTAAGATGGCGGATCGTCTGGTACACGGCTTGCAGGCGCTGATCAAGAAGTATGACCTGCCTTTCGTGTGCTTCAACCAGGGTTCTGTATGCCACTTGGATACCGTTGGCACCATGCACTTTAAGGTGGACTGGAAGCATCCGTGGACCATTCCGCACACCTTGAAGGAGACCGGCAAGCGTCAGTCCGAGATGGAGCACATGGGCGCTGCTTACATGGCAGAGGGCTTGGTAACTTTGGCCGGTTCTCGTCTGTACACTTCCGCCGCTTATACGGAAGAGATGATTGACGACTGCCTGAACAGATTTGAGAATGTGTTCAAGAACTGCGTTTGCATCGAGGCGTAA
- a CDS encoding class II aldolase/adducin family protein, whose translation MAYELEEAKKLVVAAGKKLVESGLIARTWGNVSARISDTQFVITPSGRAYETLTPEEVVVVNIEDCSYEGDIKPSSEKGVHAAAYRHHPTVDFVIHTHQKAATIVSITGMEIRNVYKDFQPVLGNKVPCADYAMSTTNSLRKKVETCIMMNPGCRAIMLMHHGTLCMGDTYEQAFEIADALEKCCQRVIKDNYLRHSWAETYSDEGKRNFYLKKNGAVAMPESICDLGSSVRNGKTFSLTVGGETIDVDLETGLGITGIAPKCAKIHKAIYDSQDCSIIKHVTDPDVIAVSCTGEDMIPMIDDFAQIAGVDVKNRPWIDGDTDACAKDIAKAMDSRNAILIQGNGAIITGNSDGDMQALEIIMDKGCEAVIDTDIFNRPHYVPKVECFLMRTVYLAKYSKEINKK comes from the coding sequence ATGGCTTACGAATTAGAAGAAGCAAAAAAGCTGGTCGTTGCGGCCGGCAAAAAGCTGGTGGAAAGCGGTCTGATCGCCCGTACCTGGGGCAATGTATCCGCCCGTATTTCTGACACCCAGTTTGTGATCACACCCTCCGGTCGGGCGTATGAAACGCTGACACCGGAAGAAGTGGTTGTGGTTAATATTGAGGACTGCTCCTACGAGGGCGATATTAAGCCCTCTTCCGAGAAGGGTGTGCACGCTGCGGCGTATCGCCACCATCCCACCGTGGATTTTGTGATCCACACCCACCAGAAGGCGGCCACCATCGTCAGCATTACCGGCATGGAGATCCGCAATGTTTACAAGGATTTTCAGCCGGTCCTGGGCAATAAGGTGCCCTGCGCCGATTATGCTATGTCTACCACCAATTCTCTGCGCAAGAAGGTAGAGACGTGCATTATGATGAACCCGGGTTGCCGTGCCATTATGTTGATGCACCATGGCACTCTGTGCATGGGCGATACCTATGAGCAGGCCTTTGAGATTGCAGACGCACTGGAGAAGTGCTGCCAGCGGGTGATCAAGGACAACTATCTGCGCCATTCCTGGGCAGAGACATATTCTGACGAAGGTAAGCGCAACTTTTACCTGAAAAAGAATGGCGCTGTGGCTATGCCGGAGAGCATTTGTGATCTGGGCTCCTCCGTTCGCAACGGCAAGACCTTTAGCTTGACCGTTGGCGGAGAGACCATTGATGTGGATTTGGAGACTGGGCTGGGCATTACCGGCATTGCACCCAAGTGCGCCAAGATCCATAAGGCCATTTATGACAGCCAGGATTGCTCCATCATCAAGCATGTGACCGATCCGGATGTGATCGCTGTGTCCTGCACAGGTGAAGATATGATTCCTATGATCGACGACTTTGCACAGATCGCCGGCGTGGATGTGAAAAACCGCCCGTGGATCGACGGTGATACAGACGCTTGTGCCAAAGATATTGCTAAGGCCATGGACAGCCGCAATGCAATCCTGATTCAGGGCAACGGCGCCATCATCACCGGCAATTCCGATGGGGATATGCAGGCGCTGGAGATCATTATGGATAAGGGCTGTGAGGCCGTGATTGACACGGATATTTTCAATCGCCCCCATTATGTGCCCAAGGTGGAGTGCTTCTTGATGCGCACCGTGTATTTGGCTAAGTATTCCAAAGAGATCAATAAAAAGTAA
- a CDS encoding MFS transporter produces MNHTNHVPKKEWMAYCVGALGQGMVYAIMSSYISDFYISVLKLTPLFVLLLMLLARVWDAINDPIMGYIMDHANPKNGKMKPYLIYTPIPIAILTVLLFYAPNISDTAKMIYAAVTYVAWGMIYTASDVPFWALPNALTPNADERGGIISKARTANGVGSAVPTAFFMVLGFILPKFNLSGTELEKTKYMCIALFCAIVGNLLFIRVYFKTKERVNIPIPPKKDKNQPSALKLIFTCKPLMLTALMGILSAARYMYQAGAVHAARYSFYIGKDLTGLSAAEQEAALQGNISLVSTVFSVASAVGMFGAMLLMPVLFKKFNYKQIIIATSLLGAVSSLIMWCIGYQHFWACVPFLVLSCVPCGAINVCAFAMIGDCLDYMEWKTGTRLTGMGSAIQSFVTKLGAALSTSFIILMYIIVDLDVGSINASVTANPLLMSHGVRSGIFSVVSLIPAISLLVCTIPMFFYNLTGDFREKMETELAAQREKKGITITD; encoded by the coding sequence ATGAATCATACAAATCATGTGCCGAAAAAAGAATGGATGGCCTACTGCGTCGGAGCACTGGGTCAAGGCATGGTCTATGCCATTATGAGCAGCTATATCTCAGACTTTTACATTAGCGTGCTGAAGCTCACGCCTTTATTTGTGCTGCTGCTGATGCTGCTGGCGCGGGTGTGGGATGCCATTAACGACCCGATCATGGGCTATATTATGGATCACGCCAATCCAAAGAACGGCAAAATGAAGCCGTATCTCATTTACACACCCATTCCCATTGCCATACTGACGGTGCTGCTGTTCTACGCACCCAATATCAGCGACACAGCCAAGATGATCTACGCCGCCGTTACCTATGTGGCCTGGGGTATGATCTACACCGCCTCGGATGTGCCCTTCTGGGCACTGCCCAATGCCTTAACGCCCAATGCAGACGAGCGGGGCGGCATTATCAGCAAGGCGCGCACCGCCAACGGCGTGGGCTCTGCCGTACCTACCGCTTTCTTTATGGTACTGGGCTTTATTCTGCCCAAGTTCAATTTGTCCGGCACGGAGCTGGAAAAGACGAAGTATATGTGCATTGCCCTGTTTTGCGCCATTGTGGGCAATCTGCTGTTTATCCGGGTATATTTTAAGACCAAGGAACGGGTGAACATTCCGATTCCGCCTAAGAAGGACAAGAATCAGCCCTCTGCGCTGAAGCTGATCTTCACCTGCAAGCCCTTAATGCTCACAGCACTGATGGGTATTCTCTCCGCCGCCCGGTATATGTACCAGGCCGGCGCAGTGCACGCCGCCCGTTACAGCTTTTATATCGGCAAGGACCTGACCGGTCTGTCCGCCGCGGAGCAGGAGGCGGCACTGCAAGGCAATATCTCGCTGGTGAGCACCGTGTTTAGCGTGGCCAGCGCCGTGGGTATGTTCGGCGCCATGCTGCTGATGCCGGTGCTGTTTAAGAAATTCAACTACAAACAGATCATTATTGCCACCAGCCTGCTGGGCGCCGTATCCAGTCTGATTATGTGGTGCATCGGGTATCAGCATTTCTGGGCCTGCGTGCCGTTTTTGGTACTCAGCTGCGTGCCCTGCGGCGCCATCAATGTGTGCGCCTTTGCCATGATCGGCGACTGTTTGGACTACATGGAGTGGAAGACCGGCACCCGGCTCACCGGTATGGGCTCTGCCATTCAGAGCTTTGTCACCAAACTGGGGGCGGCGCTCTCCACCTCCTTTATCATTCTCATGTACATTATTGTAGACCTGGATGTAGGCTCCATTAACGCCTCCGTCACCGCCAACCCGCTGCTGATGAGTCACGGGGTGCGGAGCGGTATATTCAGCGTGGTATCGCTGATCCCCGCCATCAGTCTGCTGGTATGCACCATTCCCATGTTCTTCTACAACCTGACCGGCGACTTTAGGGAAAAAATGGAAACGGAACTGGCTGCCCAGCGGGAGAAAAAAGGTATTACCATTACAGACTAA
- a CDS encoding Cof-type HAD-IIB family hydrolase, whose amino-acid sequence MQIKLIAMDLDGTLMLPDHQRVGETTRRALAACRQQGVRLALATGRTLALTEPVQAQLPFLDYIVFSNGAGVWDVQNKKRIHSDPMQLADARQICAYLDSRPVYYEFYADGVPVAPARRKGMAQLDGVPDSFVDELLEKVVYRDSVADALVGMTVEKLNLFTIPMEENRALRAFLQTMGHVEITSSIGCNVEAGKVGTSKATALAALCGQLDYDPAQVMCFGDGGNDVDMLRYCGWSYAMENGTDAAKAAARFLAPSNDREGVARVVRQEILKENVDE is encoded by the coding sequence ATGCAGATCAAACTCATTGCAATGGACCTGGACGGCACTTTAATGCTGCCGGACCATCAGCGGGTAGGCGAGACCACCCGCCGGGCGTTGGCCGCCTGCCGCCAACAGGGTGTGCGCCTGGCGTTGGCCACCGGTCGCACCTTGGCGCTGACGGAGCCGGTACAGGCCCAACTGCCTTTTTTAGATTATATTGTATTCAGCAACGGCGCCGGTGTGTGGGATGTGCAGAACAAAAAGCGGATCCACAGTGACCCGATGCAGCTGGCGGACGCGCGGCAGATCTGCGCTTATTTGGACAGCCGTCCGGTGTACTATGAATTCTATGCCGATGGGGTGCCGGTGGCACCTGCCCGGCGCAAGGGCATGGCGCAGCTGGACGGAGTGCCGGACAGCTTTGTGGACGAACTGCTGGAGAAAGTGGTGTACCGGGACAGTGTGGCAGACGCGCTGGTCGGTATGACGGTGGAAAAGCTCAATCTCTTTACTATACCGATGGAAGAAAACCGAGCCCTGCGCGCGTTTTTGCAGACCATGGGCCATGTGGAGATCACTTCCTCCATCGGGTGCAATGTGGAGGCCGGCAAGGTGGGCACCAGCAAGGCCACGGCCTTGGCTGCCTTGTGCGGGCAACTGGACTATGACCCGGCCCAGGTGATGTGTTTTGGTGACGGCGGTAACGATGTGGATATGCTGCGCTACTGCGGCTGGTCGTATGCCATGGAGAACGGTACGGACGCGGCCAAGGCGGCTGCCCGCTTTTTGGCGCCATCCAATGATCGGGAGGGTGTTGCCCGCGTGGTTCGGCAAGAGATACTGAAGGAGAATGTGGATGAATAA
- a CDS encoding S8 family serine peptidase, which produces MNHRYTRRGTALLLVLTLLVSMLGAALPVMQKSGAASGTFAAAYTALLEKAPVAQADLERDPYGLCRLVVTGYGGKDYGAVAAAVTDGLAILQYDTPLAARKAAAQLAQDGATAEPDSLCQLETDTNLTGNLCPWAGEMVGTTAFCARRQIPSHRVVIAQIDTGFMLDHPALQGRLASDGIDLSGDGRANAAYDTRQRGATYWHATAVASVLAGNTDENVKILPYKVVRFGTDTCTASAVLAAMEDAVAKGARVLNMSLSTSQNRAGFAAMMDKAAALGVAVCCSAGNVGAQISNRYPSALPQAITVSAVTADKTVAGFSNYGDLVDYCAPGSHITVATMDSGGAPAATTASGTSLSCPYGAACCALLLSLHPDLTLDQLNALLQGSAEDLGDPGFDPIYGNGLLRLDNLTQTGTKGNLTYTLTLPEGTLALTGTGDGADYDRAAATPWALWAEELQQITVADTVTGLGNFTFSGCQNAAFTLPETLQRLGAYVFENCKGLHTITLPRNVVQVGTGAFSGCSDLTVRGWRNTPAPRAAAAAGAAFLPLGCVHNYVCQILRPTDTDPGSLTYTCAVCGDTYTEPFAEPQVLGSGSCGRGVNWTCYATGQLEITGAGRLSAYSSSAAPWAAYADTVSSVFIGQGVTGVTGYAFADMRRVTAFSVTGDDYTVAEGVLYSGDGTELICYPGGRVATDFTIPNGVTAVYAAAFLSAWQLQQVESASAVLTVTADGLLYGKNGRTLWMALPQFHQDTLVLRRAVLIAGGAFLLNHTLRTVYATAAVSVEPHGLGTAFSDGFVRRALTVYGLPGSVLETYCGTAIPFYPVNSGACGAETAWQYDLDTAALTISGSGPVADFAADVAPWALFGAEIRQVTVEDGVTALPESSFANCTGLTRVTLGSGIEKMDANWFAHCRDLTELTVTATDTVFPAAVFAGVGDGLTLYGYYDTSVMDYARQHGLTFVALGCLHRIYTDSGPAPTCTAGATHSRTCARCGADLGTVELPPNGHTYSETVQTAPTCTATGCSNYTCTVCGDSYTADTPALGHNWVQRAYTAPTCCVAGRVQRYCARCGTEETNILSPTQPEGHFVKGTVTDKAGAPLKNISVSLDGTPVAVTNENGVFLFEGVSCGDYTLTFCGDGCVPRRVPLSVSGGNTTAPTAVLLLVGDLNGDGYVNARDDVLAQRQEVSPSDGANLSVNRVLPKVTLDRIYGVQAKIGVLYIRQSAEEDDTYRRQFEVNVRAFNEYRVVDCGFLYGKNMAETDLVPERVGTTNAQGYAVKRMPAACTPGRKVLLYGSSSATGQVSARFYITYTNGVMTKTYLSEVCTYDYDEA; this is translated from the coding sequence ATGAATCACAGATACACCCGGCGGGGCACGGCGCTGCTGCTGGTACTGACGCTCCTGGTGAGTATGCTGGGGGCGGCTCTGCCTGTGATGCAAAAATCGGGTGCCGCTTCCGGCACCTTTGCAGCTGCCTATACTGCTCTGTTGGAGAAAGCCCCGGTGGCGCAGGCGGATTTAGAGCGTGATCCTTATGGTCTGTGCCGCCTGGTAGTTACCGGCTATGGCGGCAAGGACTACGGTGCTGTGGCAGCGGCAGTGACGGACGGCTTGGCGATTTTGCAATATGACACACCGTTGGCTGCCCGCAAGGCGGCGGCACAGCTGGCACAGGACGGCGCCACGGCGGAGCCGGACAGCCTGTGCCAATTAGAGACGGATACGAACCTGACCGGCAACCTTTGCCCCTGGGCGGGGGAGATGGTGGGTACCACCGCTTTTTGCGCCCGGCGACAGATCCCGAGTCACCGGGTAGTCATCGCTCAAATTGATACAGGCTTTATGCTGGATCATCCGGCGCTGCAAGGGCGGCTGGCGTCTGACGGCATAGATCTGTCCGGCGACGGTAGAGCCAATGCGGCCTATGACACCCGGCAGCGGGGCGCCACTTATTGGCACGCCACGGCGGTGGCCTCGGTGCTGGCCGGGAATACAGATGAGAATGTAAAAATATTGCCCTATAAAGTGGTGCGCTTCGGTACGGACACCTGCACTGCCTCGGCGGTTTTGGCCGCCATGGAGGACGCTGTGGCGAAGGGTGCACGGGTGCTGAATATGAGCCTGAGCACCAGCCAAAATCGGGCGGGCTTTGCAGCCATGATGGACAAGGCTGCGGCACTGGGCGTGGCTGTGTGCTGCTCTGCCGGCAATGTGGGTGCACAGATCAGCAACCGCTATCCCTCGGCATTGCCCCAGGCCATTACCGTCAGTGCAGTGACAGCGGACAAGACGGTGGCGGGTTTTTCCAATTACGGCGACCTGGTAGATTACTGCGCCCCCGGCAGCCACATTACCGTGGCCACCATGGACAGCGGCGGTGCACCTGCTGCTACAACTGCCTCCGGCACCTCTCTGTCCTGCCCCTATGGGGCGGCCTGTTGTGCGCTGCTGCTGAGTCTGCACCCGGATTTGACCCTGGACCAGCTGAACGCGCTGCTGCAAGGGAGTGCAGAGGATCTGGGTGACCCGGGCTTTGATCCCATTTACGGCAACGGTCTGCTGCGGCTGGATAACCTGACTCAAACCGGCACCAAAGGCAACCTAACCTATACCCTGACTCTGCCGGAGGGTACGCTGGCTCTCACCGGCACCGGTGACGGCGCAGATTATGACCGTGCGGCAGCCACGCCCTGGGCGCTGTGGGCGGAAGAACTACAGCAGATTACGGTGGCGGATACGGTCACCGGGCTGGGCAATTTTACTTTTTCCGGCTGCCAAAATGCAGCGTTTACCCTGCCGGAGACTTTGCAGCGGCTGGGGGCCTATGTGTTTGAAAACTGCAAGGGCCTGCACACCATCACATTGCCCCGCAATGTGGTGCAGGTGGGCACCGGCGCCTTTTCCGGTTGTAGCGATCTGACGGTGCGGGGCTGGCGCAACACCCCTGCGCCCCGGGCTGCGGCTGCGGCAGGGGCGGCGTTCTTACCCCTGGGTTGCGTGCATAACTATGTGTGTCAGATTTTGCGGCCCACAGATACGGATCCGGGCAGCCTGACCTACACCTGTGCCGTGTGCGGCGATACTTATACAGAGCCTTTTGCGGAGCCGCAGGTGCTGGGCAGCGGCAGCTGCGGCCGTGGGGTGAACTGGACCTGCTATGCCACCGGGCAACTGGAGATCACCGGCGCCGGGCGGCTGTCTGCTTACAGCAGCAGCGCTGCGCCCTGGGCTGCCTATGCGGATACGGTGAGCAGCGTGTTCATCGGCCAGGGCGTCACCGGTGTAACCGGTTACGCCTTTGCGGATATGCGGCGGGTGACGGCGTTCTCTGTCACCGGCGATGATTATACGGTGGCAGAGGGTGTGTTGTACAGCGGGGACGGCACGGAGCTGATCTGTTACCCCGGTGGTCGGGTGGCTACGGACTTTACGATTCCCAATGGGGTGACTGCCGTGTATGCGGCGGCGTTTCTGTCTGCCTGGCAGCTGCAACAGGTGGAGAGCGCCTCTGCTGTTCTGACTGTTACGGCAGACGGCCTGTTGTACGGCAAAAATGGGCGCACTCTGTGGATGGCGTTGCCTCAATTCCATCAAGATACCCTTGTGCTGCGCCGGGCGGTGCTGATCGCCGGCGGCGCGTTCTTGCTGAATCATACCTTGCGTACGGTGTACGCCACGGCCGCCGTGTCCGTGGAGCCCCATGGACTGGGGACTGCCTTTTCTGATGGCTTTGTGCGCCGGGCGCTGACGGTGTACGGCTTGCCCGGCTCTGTGCTGGAGACCTACTGCGGCACGGCGATTCCTTTTTACCCGGTGAACAGCGGCGCCTGCGGTGCGGAAACTGCTTGGCAGTATGATTTGGACACAGCGGCGCTTACGATCAGCGGCAGCGGACCGGTGGCGGATTTTGCTGCTGATGTGGCGCCCTGGGCACTGTTTGGTGCAGAGATACGGCAAGTGACGGTGGAGGACGGCGTGACCGCCCTGCCGGAAAGCAGCTTTGCCAATTGCACCGGCCTGACCCGGGTGACCCTGGGCAGCGGTATAGAAAAAATGGACGCCAACTGGTTTGCCCATTGCCGGGATTTAACAGAACTGACGGTTACCGCTACGGACACGGTGTTCCCGGCTGCTGTCTTTGCAGGGGTGGGGGACGGTCTGACCCTGTACGGTTACTATGACACTTCGGTGATGGACTATGCCCGCCAGCATGGACTGACCTTTGTGGCGCTGGGCTGCCTGCACCGAATCTATACGGACAGCGGACCGGCGCCCACCTGCACGGCAGGCGCCACCCACAGCCGCACCTGCGCCCGCTGCGGTGCAGACCTGGGCACGGTAGAGCTGCCCCCGAATGGTCATACTTATTCGGAGACGGTGCAAACGGCGCCTACCTGTACAGCAACCGGGTGTTCCAACTACACCTGCACCGTGTGCGGCGACAGCTACACCGCAGACACCCCGGCTTTGGGTCACAATTGGGTGCAGCGCGCCTATACGGCGCCCACCTGCTGTGTGGCAGGCCGTGTGCAGCGCTACTGTGCCCGCTGCGGTACGGAGGAAACGAACATTTTGTCGCCCACCCAGCCGGAGGGGCATTTTGTCAAGGGCACGGTCACGGACAAGGCCGGTGCGCCGCTGAAAAACATCTCCGTATCGTTGGACGGCACGCCGGTGGCGGTGACCAACGAGAACGGCGTGTTTCTGTTTGAGGGCGTATCGTGCGGGGATTATACTTTGACTTTTTGCGGCGACGGCTGCGTGCCCCGCCGTGTGCCCCTGTCTGTCAGCGGCGGCAACACCACCGCACCGACGGCTGTTTTGTTACTGGTGGGTGATTTGAACGGCGACGGTTATGTAAACGCACGGGACGATGTGCTGGCTCAGCGGCAAGAGGTCAGTCCAAGCGATGGTGCCAACTTGTCGGTGAACCGGGTGCTGCCGAAGGTGACGCTGGATCGAATTTATGGCGTGCAGGCCAAGATCGGTGTGCTGTATATTCGCCAGTCGGCAGAGGAGGATGATACCTACCGCCGCCAATTTGAGGTGAATGTGCGCGCCTTTAACGAGTACCGGGTCGTGGACTGCGGCTTCCTGTACGGTAAGAATATGGCTGAGACGGATTTGGTGCCGGAGCGGGTAGGCACAACCAACGCCCAGGGCTATGCGGTTAAGCGAATGCCTGCGGCCTGTACCCCCGGGCGCAAGGTGCTGCTGTACGGCTCCTCCTCTGCCACCGGGCAGGTGAGCGCCCGGTTTTATATCACTTATACCAACGGTGTTATGACCAAGACTTATTTAAGCGAGGTATGTACCTATGACTATGACGAAGCCTAA
- a CDS encoding DUF523 domain-containing protein, whose protein sequence is MTKPKLLVSACLLGENCKYSGGNNRNEQVRALERYFQLIPVCPECFGGLPIPREPSEIRDGCVVSKSGVDVTAAFADGAEKTLYIAEEENCGLALLKERSPSCGSHFVYDGTFTGTVVPGQGMTAALLAGRGVELFSEETIARLLLLYGPDEM, encoded by the coding sequence ATGACGAAGCCTAAGCTACTGGTCTCCGCCTGCCTGCTGGGGGAGAACTGCAAGTACAGCGGCGGCAATAACAGAAATGAGCAGGTGCGGGCGCTGGAACGATATTTTCAGCTGATTCCGGTGTGCCCGGAGTGCTTTGGCGGACTGCCTATTCCCCGGGAACCAAGTGAAATTCGGGACGGCTGCGTGGTGAGCAAAAGCGGTGTGGATGTGACCGCTGCCTTTGCGGACGGGGCGGAAAAAACCCTGTATATTGCTGAGGAGGAAAACTGCGGTCTGGCGCTTCTTAAGGAGCGCAGTCCCTCCTGCGGCAGCCACTTTGTTTATGATGGCACCTTTACCGGAACGGTGGTGCCGGGACAGGGCATGACAGCGGCGTTGCTGGCCGGGCGCGGGGTAGAGCTGTTCAGCGAGGAGACCATTGCCCGCTTGCTTTTGCTGTACGGTCCGGACGAGATGTAA
- the pyk gene encoding pyruvate kinase, with protein sequence MKKTKIICTLGPATDDDQVLADMIKAGMDVARFNFSHGDYDAQSKRLEQLIRVRETQGVPVATLLDTKGPEIRTGDFEDPNGVVIHKGDTFTLTTKKCLGDAKHCYVNYPGLVEDVEVGTSILINDGLIAMEVTELRRDEIVCRVTDGGLLTNKKGVNVPDISLNMPYLSPADMQDLEFGASHDFDFIAASFVRTAGDVIYLRNFCQALGWNDVRIIAKIENMEGVNNIDAIIEEADGIMVARGDMGVEIPFERIPAIQKMIIRKVYSAGKVVVTATQMLESMITNPRPTRAEITDVANAIYDGTSAIMLSGETAMGAHPVEAVQTMATIAATTEEDIDYKVRFSNVYPAPLTKNITSAIGHATVTTAHDLGAAAIVTVTQSGTTARMISKYRPDVPIIGATTEEKVLHQLMLSWGVVPVRCVRQDNTDALFDHAVEVGRTTGLIHPDDIVVITAGIPLGASGTTNMLKVQTVR encoded by the coding sequence ATGAAAAAAACAAAAATTATTTGCACCCTCGGTCCGGCAACGGATGACGATCAGGTGTTGGCGGATATGATTAAGGCCGGTATGGATGTGGCACGGTTCAACTTTAGTCACGGTGATTACGATGCCCAGTCCAAGCGGCTGGAGCAGTTGATACGTGTGCGTGAGACGCAGGGTGTGCCGGTGGCTACCTTGCTGGATACCAAGGGTCCGGAAATTCGCACCGGGGACTTTGAAGATCCAAACGGTGTTGTGATTCACAAAGGTGATACTTTTACGCTTACCACAAAAAAATGCCTGGGTGATGCCAAGCACTGCTATGTGAACTACCCCGGGCTGGTAGAAGATGTAGAAGTGGGCACCTCTATCCTCATTAACGACGGCCTGATCGCCATGGAGGTGACGGAGCTGCGCCGGGACGAGATCGTTTGCCGGGTAACGGACGGTGGTCTGCTTACCAACAAAAAGGGCGTGAATGTGCCGGACATCAGCCTGAATATGCCTTACCTGTCTCCGGCAGATATGCAGGATCTGGAATTCGGCGCGTCTCATGATTTCGATTTTATCGCTGCGTCCTTTGTGCGTACCGCAGGGGATGTGATCTATCTGCGCAACTTCTGCCAGGCGCTGGGCTGGAACGATGTGCGTATTATTGCTAAAATCGAGAATATGGAGGGCGTCAATAACATTGACGCGATTATTGAAGAAGCGGACGGCATTATGGTGGCCCGCGGCGACATGGGCGTAGAAATCCCCTTTGAGCGGATCCCTGCTATTCAGAAGATGATCATTCGCAAGGTGTATTCTGCCGGCAAAGTGGTGGTGACCGCTACCCAAATGCTGGAGTCTATGATCACCAATCCCCGCCCCACCCGGGCAGAGATCACCGATGTGGCGAACGCCATTTATGACGGCACCTCCGCCATTATGCTCAGTGGCGAGACCGCTATGGGCGCCCATCCGGTAGAGGCAGTGCAGACCATGGCAACCATTGCTGCTACCACGGAGGAGGACATTGACTACAAGGTGCGCTTTTCCAATGTGTATCCGGCGCCGCTGACGAAAAATATTACTTCTGCTATCGGTCACGCTACGGTGACCACCGCCCATGACCTGGGCGCTGCCGCCATCGTAACGGTTACGCAAAGCGGTACCACCGCCCGCATGATCTCCAAGTACCGCCCGGATGTACCTATTATCGGCGCCACTACGGAGGAGAAGGTGCTGCACCAGCTGATGCTCAGTTGGGGCGTGGTGCCGGTACGCTGCGTGCGCCAGGATAATACGGATGCTCTGTTTGACCACGCGGTGGAGGTGGGCCGTACGACCGGCCTGATCCACCCGGACGATATTGTGGTCATTACCGCCGGTATTCCTCTGGGTGCCAGCGGCACAACGAATATGCTGAAAGTGCAGACGGTGCGATGA